A window from Telopea speciosissima isolate NSW1024214 ecotype Mountain lineage chromosome 8, Tspe_v1, whole genome shotgun sequence encodes these proteins:
- the LOC122672786 gene encoding ATP-dependent DNA helicase Q-like 5 isoform X5: METDSDSEGSHVSATPPRDPTPPQQPPPVLLSSKKVRVEVTASSRSNNTSKPKHVSKQKPLKSKIEIKTKPSKEDPPPYLIPSADFSILPGSLVKIHNRSHGISTHSSVENLLQGCLPSKFASFSKIRRPFFAVASTEENTMQHSPSIPQPQSIVGSDCVEGEQTFAGSVSLETSSRAVHVSHHNKSMGKLPNLIRHNVNQLPAKRPKSTGEGNFVRLNINGYGRKFTNKWAKKRNSSSSRFRKSYRRSKGKPKTEGEADTVGCDENGLVSEIPKQEEQCRNSKFSHESIEQAVLDARDEPSDENLMKLLKLTHGYESFREGQLEAIKQVLAGRSVMLVLPTGFGKSLCYQLPALILPGITLVVSPLVALMVDQLRQLPPMIRGALLCSNQTSEEASITLQQLREGAIKVLFVSPERFLNAEFLSMFEATPPVSLVVIDEAHCLSEWSHNFRPSYLRLKASLLRAKLNVDCILAMTATATTKTLHVVMCSLEIPATNLIQTSHIRENLQLSVTLSANRSKDLLMLMKSSPLAEVRSIIIYCKFQFETDTLSKYLCDNNISAKSYHSGIPAKVRSRTQELFCSNKIRVVVATVAFGMGLNKSDVGAVIHYSLPESLEEYVQETGRAGRDGRLSYCHLLFDESTYFRLRSLLYSDGVDEYAVNRLLCQIFSNDMNSHGKICSIVKEAASRKLDMKEEVILTVLTYLEVGEMQHIGLLPQLNVACTLYFHKTSPELLAGKDILVATILKKSEIKQGNYTFDIPSVANSIGITAVDVSNWLQNLKSKGEITYETKEPGFCYTIVKRPEDFCSLATHVTRWLSEVENCAEIRYNV, translated from the exons ATGGAAACCGATTCAGACTCCGAAGGCTCTCACGTGTCTGCAACTCCGCCTAGAGACCCAACACCTCCACAACAACCTCCTCCTGTCCTTTTGTCTTCCAAAAAAGTTAGGGTAGAAGTTACGGCTTCGTCCCGCTCAAACAACACATCAAAACCGAAACACGTTTCAAAGCAAAAAcctctcaaatccaaaatcgagatcaaaactaaaccatCCAAGGAGGATCCACCACCATATCTTATCCCATCCGCTGATTTCTCCATCCTTCCTGGTTCATTAGTTAAAATCCATAATCGAAGCCATGGGATCTCGACGCATTCTTCTGTGGAAAACCTTTTGCAGGGTTGTTTACCCTCCAAATTCGCATCTTTCTCGAAGATCCGGAGGCCCTTCTTCGCTGTAGCATCGACTGAGGAAAATACGATGCAGCATTCTCCGTCAATACCACAGCCTCAGTCTATTGTCGGTAGTGATTGTGTGGAGGGTGAGCAGACTTTCGCTGGTTCTGTTTCTCTAGAGACCAGTAGCAGAGCTGTTCATGTCAGTCATCACAACAAATCTATGGGGAAGCTTCCTAATTTGATACGTCACAATGTAAATCAGTTGCCTGCTAAACGGCCGAAATCTACAGGTGAAGGAAATTTTGTTAGGCTAAACATCAATGGCTATGGACGCAAGTTCACCAACAAGTGGGCAAAAAAACGGAATTCCTCTTCATCTCGTTTCAGGAAATCTTATCGGAGAAGTAAAGGAAAACCGAAAACTGAAGGTGAAGCTGACACGGTTGGTTGTGATGAAAATGGTTTAGTCTCGGAGATACCAAAACAGGAGGAGCAGTGCAGAAATTCAAAATTTAGTCATGAATCAATCGAACAAGCAGTCTTGGATGCTCGCGATGAACCGTCTGATGAGAACCTAATGAAGCTGCTGAAACTGACTCATGGCTATGAGTCGTTCCGTGAGGGACAGCTGGAGGCTATCAAGCAGGTTCTTGCAGGTCGGTCAGTGATGCTGGTTCTCCCAACTGGTTTTGGGAAGTCATTGTGTTATCAGTTGCCTGCGCTGATTTTACCTGGAATAACTCTGGTTGTGAGTCCGCTGGTGGCTTTGATGGTTGATCAACTAAGGCAGCTACCCCCAATGATCCGGGGTGCTCTTCTTTGTAGCAATCAG ACAAGTGAAGAGGCCTCTATAACACTTCAGCAGCTTCGAGAAGGAGCAATCAAG GTTCTTTTTGTCTCGCCAGAGAGGTTTTTAAATGCTGAATTCTTGTCCATGTTTGAGGCTACCCCACCTGTATCACTTGTAGTGATTGATGAAGCTCACTGTCTTTCTGAGTG GTCCCATAATTTCCGGCCTTCGTATTTGAGGCTCAAGGCATCATTACTTCGAGCCAAGCTCAATGTTGACTGCATTCTTGCAATGACTGCAACAGCAACAACCAAAACTTTGCATGTGGTTATGTGTTCCCTGGAGATTCCTGCAACAAATCTCATTCAGACATCTCATATAAGGGAAAATTTACAGCTGTCTGTAACATTAAGTGCTAATAG ATCAAAAGATTTGTTGATGTTGATGAAGTCTTCTCCTCTGGCAGAAGTTCGGAGCATCATTATTTACTGTAAATTTCAG TTTGAAACTGATACACTTAGCAAATACCTTTGTGATAACAACATTTCTGCAAAG AGCTATCACAGCGGCATTCCAGCGAAGGTTAGAAGTCGTACTCAGGAACTGTTTTGTTCCAACAAAATAAGAGTG GTTGTGGCAACTGTGGCATTTGGCATGGGGCTTAACAAGAGTGATGTTGGAGCT GTTATTCATTACAGCTTGCCAGAAAGCTTGGAAGAATATGTTCAG GAGACAGGGCGTGCTGGACGGGATGGGAGGTTGTCCTATTGTCATCTTCTTTTTGATGAGTCAACTTATTTCAGGCTTCGTAGTCTTCTATACAG TGATGGTGTAGATGAGTATGCTGTAAACAGACTTCTGTGTCAGATTTTCAGCAATGACATGAATTCACATGGGAAAATATGCTCCATAGTCAAAGAAGCAGCATCTCGGAAACTTGATATGAAAGAAGAG GTTATACTCACGGTTCTAACATACCTGGAAGTAGGGGAAATGCAGCACATAGGCCTACTTCCACAGCTGAATGTAGCTTGCACCTTGTATTTTCACAAG ACTTCCCCGGAGTTGCTTGCTGGAAAGGATATTTTAGTTGCTACAATTCTCAAAAA GTCCGAAATAAAACAAGGGAACTACACTTTTGATATACCTAGCGTGGCAAATAGCATTGGCATTACTGCTGTTGACGTATCAAATTGGTTGCAGAACTTAAAG TCGAAGGGAGAAATAACATATGAGACGAAGGAACCAGGCTTTTGTTATACAATTGTAAAAAGGCCAGAAGATTTTTGTTCCCTTGCTACACATGTCACTAGATGGTTATCTGAGGTCGAAAATT
- the LOC122671178 gene encoding uncharacterized protein LOC122671178 — MGGEVMKLILHYEGSVKTLFDVDSDLSNFMDMLEVTTTNFKIPPDSIITLQYMTPSNSMKVVANDKDLMDMFKDHVQVGCKVIHIYSHRLPIEVVGSSQLTSPNIPTQFHHGVASDEESDGDYHEDEEDHEDDLLFDEDRPDVSEEENVEDDDIYTANVDSSVEDYEVEESIDKEEHGFWKGNEDIEKALCVGMKFPCKKDYGMILHDYSIKMGVALKKVWNDKRRIAHRCAFEDCKWRIYAAVLRDGTTIQIRTMQAEHSCPRTSNNPFATSAWLAEKIGDKLRDDREKSAKVIMREVQRDYGVAMSCSQVYRAKRKAIEGSRKDQYKLLPRYLEAIVKWNPGSIVHLTTQSLPIQPPVFERLFVSFNSMRKGFIEGCRPFIGLDGTHLKTTRGGVLLSAIALDANQGIFPVGLAIVEIEDQHSWGWFLQLLQDTIEPWQHQALNFISSRQKGLLNAFDRVMPGVRHRFCVRHLYKNFKAKYPGRLLKNALWSASNAFNEVEFKKHMEELRKSNSEAFNWLSTIPDWAWSRHAFARHTKAQENVNNLCKSFNNWIRVERDISIITLMESIRNKWMKKIRIRYGRMVEHKGKICPNIQKKLENTKIAARQGDLTPIGNEEFEVTYHNYKYVVNLNQRTCTCGEWDLTGLPCKHAMKAIIYQRVNPEDYCDDFFTKEAFLRSYGHIIHPMPDEKYWPPSDRQVEPPPRPKKIGRPKKACKKGPDEHATNKNPGKISLRSSHFCKICNQPNHNRRKCPLRPRNEEGQSSQQFTLPKQQKEKGQPKNGKQGHERQQKRQNQPQSGGQLYSPDTQQPIQQPSQQSIE, encoded by the exons ATGGGTGGTGAAGTCATGAAACTCATACTACATTACGAGGGTTCAGTGAAGACATTATTTGATGTGGACTCTGATTTGTCTAACTTTATGGACATGCTTGAAGTTACCACAACTAATTTCAAGATCCCACCTGATAGCATTATTACACTACAATATATGACACCATCCAACAGTATGAAAGTTGTTGCAAATGACAAGGATCTGATGGATATGTTCAAAGACCATGTGCAAGTAGGTTGCAAAGTCATCCATATTTATTCACATCGGTTGCCTATTGAGGTTGTAGGATCTTCTCAGTTGACATCGCCTAATATTCCTACACAGTTCCATCATGGAGTGGCTTCGGATGAAGAAAGTGATGGAGATTATCATGAAGATGAAGAGGACCACGAGGATGACTTGTTATTTGATGAGGATAGACCTGATGTCAGTGAGGAAGAAAATGTGGAGGATGATGACATTTACACGGCCAATGTTGATTCAAGTGTAGAGGATTATGAAGTAGAAGAGTCAATTGATAAAGAGGAACATGGATTTTGGAAAGGGAATGAAGACATTGAGAAAGCACTCTGTGTAGGCATGAAATTCCCATGTAAGAAAGATTATGGCATGATTTTGCATGATTATTCCATAAAGATGGGTGTAGCATTGAAGAAGGTTTGGAATGACAAGAGGAGGATTGCACATAGGTGCGCGTTTGAAGATTGTAAGTGGCGGATATATGCTGCTGTCCTTCGTGATGGTACAACAATTCAGATTCGGACAATGCAGGCAGAGCATAGTTGCCCTAGGACGAGCAATAACCCATTTGCCACATCAGCGTGGTTAGCAGAAAAGATAGGGGACAAGTTGAGAGATGACAGGGAAAAAAGTGCTAAGGTGATCATGAGAGAAGTCCAACGGGACTATGGTGTGGCAATGTCTTGTTCACAAGTATATAGAGCTAAGAGAAAAGCAATTGAGGGCAGTCGGAAAGATCAATACAAGTTGCTGCCAAGGTATCTAGAGGCCATTGTAAAGTGGAATCCGGGAAGTATAGTACATTTAACAACTCAGTCGCTCCCAATTCAACCTCCTGTATTTGAAAGGTTGTTTGTAAGTTTTAATTCCATGAGAAAGGGATTCATAGAGGGGTGTCGACCTTTCATTGGCCTTGATGGTACTCATCTTAAGACAACACGTGGTGGGGTCCTATTAAGTGCCATTGCTCTAGATGCAAATCAAGGTATATTCCCTGTTGGTTTGGCAATTGTAGAGATTGAGGATCAACATTCATGGGGCTGGTTTCTGCAATTATTGCAAGACACAATCGAACCATGGCAACACCAAGCATTGAACTTCATTTCAAGCCGACAAAAG GGGTTGCTAAATGCATTTGATCGTGTAATGCCTGGAGTTAGGCACAGATTTTGTGTGAGACACTTATACAAGAACTTCAAGGCCAAGTATCCTGGCCGCCTATTAAAGAATGCACTTTGGAGTGCATCAAATGCATTTAATGAAGTTGAGTTTAAGAAGCACATGGAAGAATTAAGGAAATCAAATTCTGAAGCATTCAATTGGCTTTCAACAATTCCAGATTGGGCTTGGAGTCGACATGCTTTTGCAAGGCATACAAAGGCACAGGAGAATGTGAACAACTTATGCAAATCATTCAACAATTGGATTAGAGTAGAAAGGGATATATCCATCATCACTTTGATGGAATCCATTAGAAACAAATGGATGAAGAAGATTCGTATTAGGTATGGTAGAATGGTTGAACATAAGGGAAAGATTTGTCCCAATATCCAAAAGAAGCTAGAGAATACCAAGATTGCTGCCAGACAAGGGGACTTGACACCTATAGGAAATGAGGAGTTTGAGGTGACATATCATAACTACAAATATGTAGTAAACCTTAATCAAAGAACTTGCACTTGTGGTGAATGGGACTTGACTGGCTTACCATGTAAGCATGCCATGAAAGCCATTATCTACCAGCGGGTCAATCCTGAAGATTATTGTGACGACTTTTTTACCAAGGAGGCCTTTTTGAGATCATATGGGCACATAATTCATCCCATGCCTGATGAGAAATATTGGCCACCATCTGATAGACAAGTTGAGCCCCCTCCAAGGCCCAAAAAGATTGGTCGACCCAAAAAAGCATGCAAGAAGGGCCCGGATGAACATGCTACAAATAAGAACCCAGGAAAGATATCATTGAGAAGTAGTCACTTTTGCAAGATATGTAATCAGCCAAACCATAATAGAAGGAAATGTCCACTGAGGCCACGAAATGAAGAAGGGCAATCAAGTCAGCAATTTACTCTGCCAAAGCAGCAAAAAGAAAAGGGTCAACCAAAAAATGGTAAGCAAGGCCACGAAAGGCAACAAAAGAGACAGAATCAGCCACAAAGTGGTGGCCAACTGTATTCTCCGGATACCCAACAACCTATTCAGCAGCCAAGTCAGCAGTCTATTGAGTAG